The Pagrus major chromosome 10, Pma_NU_1.0 genome contains a region encoding:
- the LOC141003445 gene encoding butyrophilin subfamily 3 member A2-like, with protein MGLMVVCGDQDLPAGKNSLSHDPDNPNMLQCSNTTIAGKDGDTVILPCSTKDKMDLSLEQVEWFFEDPPGEYKTVHVYFQHKDYLQKQSKDFRNRTSLFKEGLSSGNCSLRLKGTTSHSGRYFCSVPGYQRCTVTLKVLEAGKNNPHHKGR; from the exons ATGGGGCTGATGGTCGTTTGTGGAGATCAAG aCCTTCCAGCAGGAAAAAACAGCCTCTCACATGATCCAGATAACCCAAACA TGTTGCAGTGCTCAAATACAACCATTGCAGGAAAAGATGGTGACACAGTGATTCTCCCATGTTCAACAAAGGACAAGATGGATCTCAGCCTTGAACAAGTTGAGTGGTTTTTTGAGGATCCACCAGGGGAATATAAAACTGTCCATGTGTATTTTCAGCATAAAGATTACCTTCAGAAACAGAGTAAGGACTTCAGAAACCGAACATCTCTCTTCAAGGAGGGACTGTCCTCAGGGAATTGTTCTCTACGCCTGAAAGGAACCACATCTCACAGTGGCAGATACTTCTGCTCTGTTCCAGGGTATCAACGCTGCACTGTAACCCTCAAAG TCCTTGAAGCTGGAAAAAACAACCCTCATCATAAAGGTAGATAA
- the LOC141003969 gene encoding Fc receptor-like protein 5 produces the protein MSPDRSQFYRYDTISLSCEGHSNSTGWKVVRNTSEAGVRTCSSSWGFISSSSACIFGNIYPTDSGVYWCESADGEKSNGVNITITDRLVLLESPGLPVSEGAAVTLRCKAETNSSDLRFDFSKDGLPVSINSTGEMIIHSASKSDEGLYKCSIHGGEESLGSWLAVQDRLVLLESPGLPVSEGAAVTLRCKAKMSSSDLRFDFSKDGLPVSINSTGEMIIHSASKSDEGLYKCSIHGGEESLGSWLAVQGEINGHVHTDGVL, from the exons ATGAGCCCCGACAGGTCTCAGTTCTATAGGTATGACACCATCTCTTTGAGCTGCGAGGGTCACTCGAACTCCACCGGCTGGAAGGTGGTGAGGAATACGTCTGAGGCAGGTGTCAGAACCTGTTCCTCCAGCTGGGGCTTCATCTCCTCGAGCTCGGCCTGCATCTTCGGCAACATCTACCCAACTGACAGCGGGGTGTACTGGTGTGAGTCTGCAGACGGGGAGAAGAGCAATGGCGTCAACATCACCATCACTG ATCGTCTTGTGCTCCTGGAGAGTCCTGGCCTCCCTGTGTCAGAGGGAGCTGCTGTGACTCTGCGCTGCAAAGCTGAGACGAACTCCTCCGACCTCAGGTTTGATTTCTCTAAAGACGGCCTCCCCGTCAGCATCAACTCCACAGGAGAGATGATCATTCACAGTGCTTCAAAATCTGACGAAGGACTCTACAAGTGCAGCATCCACGGAGGTGAAGAGTCCCTCGGCAGTTGGCTGGCTGTTCAAG ATCGTCTTGTGCTCCTGGAGAGTCCTGGCCTCCCTGTGTCGGAGGGAGCTGCTGTGACTCTGCGCTGCAAAGCTAAGATGAGCTCCTCCGACCTCAGGTTTGATTTCTCTAAAGACGGCCTCCCCGTCAGCATCAACTCCACAGGAGAGATGATCATTCACAGTGCTTCGAAATCTGACGAAGGACTCTACAAGTGCAGCATCCACGGAGGTGAAGAGTCCCTCGGCAGTTGGCTGGCTGTTCAAGGTGAGATAAACGGTCATGTTCACACTGACGGTgtactgtaa